The genomic segment TCCAAACCCCAACTGGCTGTCAGTTGATTTCTCTCAGTGAGAAGTGTGGGGACACAGGAAGACCATAACATCTTCCTTGGGAGATTCTCGGTTACAGTTTTGGGTTCCGGATTCAGGGTGTAGCTGAGTTAGGGTGACTCACTTTCATCCCCCACATTCTGGAGGTTAGCCTCCAGGGTGGCAGCAGGATCTGCAGGAAGGTGGCCTGGGAGGACCACAGCCTGACTTGCATCCCGCCCACCACTTCCCTAGCTGTCTGACCTTGTGTAAATATTTAGCCCCTCTCAACTCCTGTTTCCttccctgtaaaatggggaaaatgacaTTTCCTACCTCCTAGAACTGTTTGCAAGGGGTGAGTGTTATTAGAAGCAAACATTTTGCACACCCTGCTGCCCATGTTAGGTGCTGGGGAGATGTTTGCTCTCATGAAGTCCCAGTTGCCAGGCATCCAAAACCATTAACAGCTGCTGAACGAAGCCCACCTCCTGGGAAGCGGGGACATGGTGGGGGTTTTTGGAACCTCACAGCCAAGGAATGGAGTCTCTTGGGTCACTAAAGTGGTTTTCAGTGACTGACTTGAGAGAGCCAGGGTCGCAATATCACCTGGCTTCCCGGAGAACAAGGACTGGCAGTACCATCAAGCACATACACTTGGCTCCCTACACTTCCCCAGCCTCGAGTGCTCTctggcagggtctggctctgcccCCTATTTTCACCCTGGCCACCAAATTATTCTTGGACTAATGCCACGTTTAGGAGAGAAAGCAAGCTGCAGCGTTCTTGTCAGAAATGGTCATCCCCACGTCTCAGCAGGGAGCATGTGTGGTTGAAGCCTGGATCCAGGGATCCAGGGACGGCACTGCAATGGGGCCAAGCAGCTAACCCCAGCTGTACAGCATGCGGGTCTTCAGACTGAGAGCGCACCCAGCTGTCCCTGTTGGCCTCTGTCCAGAGGGCTCTTCCCAGGCTCCTTGTTCCCTCTGCTTGGGAGGGAGGTTCTGGCCAGCACTTGGGGCTCTAGGTGGTGGCTCTGGGGGTAGAGCAGAAGCATCTTGGGGCCAGCTCTGCTCATGGATTAGTGCAGTCATTGGGGATGGGGCCCCACAAGGGACAAGGAAAGGCTGGTCCAGGAGCCAAAACCCAAAaccttacttttcttttctagaaaattgTACAAGCTGGGGATAAGGACCTTGATGGGCAACTAGACTTTGAAGAATTTGTCCATTATCTCCAAGATCatgagaagaaactgaggctagtGTTTAAGAGTTTGGACAAAAAGAATGATGGTAAGTGCTGCCTTCAGAGCTGCACCTGGTCCAGCCTCGGGCCTCCCTGTGTGTCCGACTCCTGCTCACAGCCTCTGTTCTTGTAGGACGCATCGACGCACAGGAGATCATGCAGTCCCTGCGGGACCTGGGAGTTAAGATATCTGAACAGCAGGCAGAAAAAATTCTCAAGAGGTGAGTGCTCAGCCAGCCTCTGCATTTGGATTAAGTGTGATGAAAGGAAGGCTCTTAGACTAACCCTGCAATGCTATTCCCTGTGCTGATCCTGTTGCTCTGAACTTGGCCTTCTCATGGTTTGAAAGGATGAATAAGTAACCCCTGTGGAGGCCAGCCCCTCCCCAGGCTTGCAGGCCAGCTTTCATTTGAAGAATCACAGATCACCTGGAATTTTGCCCATTGGCCAGCAGCCATGAAGTGAAAACTAATTTGGGGGTGGTTGAAGTAGGTAAAAGGCCAGCACCGAGCACCTGTGCATGTGTTGGGGGTGGTGCAGAGGGGctcacactgcagcctggatcccAGGTAAATTTCTTCCCCATGCTGGTAACTTGCACTTAACTCTTTAGTCAGAGGTGCTGCCCCAAAAGATAGCTCCCTGGTGAGGAGCAGCTGCCAGGAAATCGCATGGAACAGCCCCGGAGTTGCCATCTGTCCTGGCTGGGCCTTCCCAAGACCTTGTGGACTGAACGTTGGCTGGTCCTCGGGGACAGCAGTCCTGGTGCTTGCTCCCTGGGTTCAGCCACTGTGGTTTTCCCAAAACCCTGTAAACTGAACGCTGGCTGGTCCCCGGGGACGGCAGCCCTGGCACCCGCTCCCGGGTCTCCTGGCTGGGCCTTCCCAATACCCTGCGGGCTGAAGACTGGCTGGTCCTCAGGGACATCAGCCCTGGCGCCCACTCCCTGGGTTCAGTCGCTGTGGCGGGCTCATCTCATGCTGTGCTGTGCCCACGTCTCTGGGTATGTGCTTGCTTCACTAACATGGCTCCAACCACTTATGTGCAttgtttctcctctctcctctgcatCCTTTGTCTGTCTGTCAGAATACGAACGGGCCATTTCTGGGGCCCTGTCACCTAGTAAGTATCCTTGTAGCTGTGACTGCCTCCCTTGACTTCTGTGCCTGATCAGAACAGGGTTCTTGTGGGCCATTATATTCCCATTGTTGTGCTAAGTGGGGTGTGGAGTCCCCTGCCTTTTCTCCTGGGGGCAGAGGCGCCTCCTGTGTTTTCTGGGCAGCCACGGCACCTGCCCTTGGCTCACTGGGAGGCGGTGGGGGGGGTGCAGCTGGCAGGTGGGCATGTGGACCCGTGGGCAGCCTCGCCTCTGTCTCGCAGCATGGATAAAAATGGCACGATGACCATTGACTGGAACGAGTGGAGAGACTACCACCTCCTGCACCCTGTGGAAAACATCCCGGAGATCATCCTCTACTGGAAGCATTCCACGGTGAGCCCCATGCCCCAGGGACCCTGAGCCCAGCACCACTCAGTGCAGCTGAGGCTTTCCAGCCACCTCCTCTTCCACAGGAGACTGTCCCCTCCTCTGCCAGCCCAGTAGAGCTCTCCACATGCTCCCCCTGTTCTGGCACCGGCCAACCTGAACAGCCCCATTGTTCACACACAGGGTTCCTCTTCCAGGAACGCCTTCTGTCCCCACATGCTCCCTGCTCTTCATGGGCCACTTCAGGTACCCCTTTCCACAGTGCTGCCTGTTCTCCCAAAGCTGGTGTGACCCTTCCTCCCAGGGGGAGGGGGCGAGAGCAGAAGCTACTCTGCAGAGAGCTATGAGGTGTCCCCACGGTGGCACACTTGCTGCCCGTTCACCCCTGTTCACTGTGGTTTCATGTTCAGAAATGCAAGTCTGTGTCAGCCTCTGCCCCCGAGCCCCTCAGCATGGCGTGTCCCTCTCTTGAGTCTTGGTGTGCAGTCCTGGAGTGGACTATCCACTCCAGGAGGGGAGGCCAGAGGTGCTCCTCATCTGCCTTTCACAGTGCCAGGCCAGGATTCGTTGAGTGAACTTAAGTGGACAGCTTAGGGGTGGGAGCAGCTGGCCCAGAACTCTGGCCTTTAGCCCTGGGATCAGAGCGGAGGTGGCTGTGATCAGTCTGGATGCCACTCGGAGAGAGGTTACGCAGGCAGTGAGTCCTCGTGTTTGCCGAGGCCTTGCATAATGTTCGGCCAGCGTGATCCGGTTACACGTGAGGTTTCGGACGGCTTTTATCCCGACTTGATCCCTCCAGCACAGCCAGCCTGGTGACCTCACACAGGCCTTGTGAGCTTTTCTTGCAGGAGCTGCCTGGCAGCACTGGGAAGGGTTGGTGGATGGTTTTGGTACTGGCACCTTCCTGCTGTGTTCAGCTAAGACTCTAACCTGTGCCTCTCCAGGGCCCCAGCCCACTTCCTACCCAGGGTCCTTGGCCTTCTCCCTGTCCTGTGGCCCCTGGCCTGGAGCCATGCTAGAGGGTAGAAGGTGACCGGTGCCAGCAGCCTTGCCCCAAGGGTCCTGAATCAGGCTTGTGCCAACCTTCCTCACAGATCTTTGATGTGGGTGAGAATCTGACGGTCCCTGATGAGTTCACAGTGGAGGAGAGGCAGACGGGGATGTGGTGGAGACACCTGGTGGCAGGAGGTGGGGCAGGAGCCGTATCCCGAACCTGCACTGCCCCCCTGGACAGACTCAAGGTGCTCATGCAGGTATGTAAGGAAAAGGCCCCAGACCTGGGGGGCAGTTTTCACTTGGGGGATCCTGCTTGGCTACTTTTCCCTTTCTCTGACTGGTGCCTACTTTGGGCCCAAACTTTTCCAACCCAATAAATTAGACTGGAATTGTTACTCAGACAGGAGTACCATCATATCTACTCTAGGTGACATTTTGTGCAGAGTGGATCTAATTTTATCTGAGGCACTTAAGCCAGGTATCACATTACAAGGGCATAACGTGGACAAGTGAAGCCAGGGAGGCTGGGTGAGGCAGGAACCAATTTCTATAAGCACATCTTGTCCTCACCTGACTCAGACCCCAGTCGGAAACCACGCCATTACCTTGGCCAGGTACACAAATCCATGTCCACACAACAGAGATAAGCTGGGCTGACATTAAGGCAGAATTGGGAAACTGACCCACACAATGACACTTGTGGACTTTGATGTCTGAATGGTGACTGGCCACCACCTATCTCCTTGCTTGTACCTAACCTTGTTCCAGGAGCCCAGCTTGGAAGAGCTGCCTCCGTTCCCTCCCCCCTGCCTCGCTGGGCCTCCTTGTGCTGCACAGAGACAAAGGAAGCAGGTGGTTCAGGGCAGAGAGCCTTGGACTTGGACTCTGCCCGGGGCGCCACCAcagctgcctccctccctcttgaGGCCTTTTCCTCCCAGGACTTCCCCTCCTCTGTGAAAATAGGGGCTTGTTTTTTTAGCAGAATTATCAGGAATGTTGTGGAGATTAAAAGCAGGTCTTGGGTGAAATGATAAAAGGCCTGGGATGTGCCTTTAAATCAGCATGGGTGGGGGCAGCAGGAGCTAGAGATTGGCTGTGGTTTGATCATTGTCGAAACTGGGTGggcattcattctattttttaatatgtttgaagtttttttaataataaactcgatttttaaaaattgttattatttcgagacagagtcttgctctgtcacccaggttagagtgctgtggtgtgatcttgacttaccgcaacctctgcccctgggttcaagcaattctcctgcctcagcctccctagtacctgggattacaggcgcaccccaccatgcccagctaatttttatatttctagtagagacggagttcaagacctgccatgttggccagactggtctcgaactcctcacctcatgtgatctgcctgcctcagcctcccaaagttctgggattacaggcatgagctaccatgctcagccttttttttttttttcctgagacagtctcactctgtcgccaggctggagtacagtggtgcaatcttggctcacttgcagcctctacctcctgggttcaagcgattctccctggctcagcctcccaagtagctggaattacaagcacgtaccaccacactggctaacttcgtattttcagtagagatggggttttactatgttggagggctggtctcaaactcctgacctcaagtgatccaccctcctcagactcccgaggtactgggattacaggcctgagccaccctgcctggccttgattttttttttgaagttatcTTTACAGAGCTGTTAAGGACAAGGCTGGCAGCCAGTGGATGCCCAGTACAATCTAGCTGAACCTCACTTAGCTAGAGGGTTACTTTGGTCTCATGGTGCCAAGCTCATCTGCAAAACCCACGGAAGAAAGACCCTTCTCTTTGGCCTCAGCTGGTTGGCCAGCAGATGCTCTTGGCTGGATGAGGCAGCCGTGTAGCCCTCGGGTCCAACTGACTGCTTGCTCCTCTCTCCCAGGTCCACGCCTCCCGCAGCAACCACATGGGCATTATTGGCGGCTTCACCCAGATGATTCGAGAAGGAGGGGCCAGGTCACTCTGGCGGGGCAATGGCATCAACGTCCTCAAAATTGCCCCCGAATCAGCCATCAAATTCATGGCCTATGAGCAGGTGAGGACCCAGCTCCCCAGAGAGTGTCACTGGCCAGCGGCTACTCACTGCCTGCACTTGCTGGCTTTCCTTGGACTGAGCTCCCTAACACTTGGAGCCAGCCAGGGGGTGGCAGGGCGAGGTGAAAGGCCTGGGCTCACTGTCAGTTCTCTACATTTCTGGGCAGCATAAAATGTGCCAGGGACTCCAGGGGctccaggaggaagggaggggcagcAGCAGGTGCCCCAGCCTCTGGGTATATCGGGTGGTTTGTTTGCTCCTGGTTCTAGATCAAGCGCCTTGTTGGTAGTGACCAGGAGACTCTGAGGATTCACGAGAGGCTTGTGGCAGGGTCCTTGGCAGGAGCCATCGCCCAGAGCAGCATCTACCCAATGGAGGTGAGGGGCCGCCTCGGTCCTGGGGCAGGCAGTGTGCCTGGGGCTAGGGAGGCACAGGCTGTGCTCACGCTGCCCATTGCTCCTGTTGTGCAGGTCCTGAAGACCCGGATGGCACTGCGGAAAACGGGCCAGTACTCAGGCATGTTGGACTGCGCCAGGAGGATCCTGGCCAGAGAGGGGGTGGCTGCCTTCTACAAAGGCTATGTCCCCAACATGCTGGGCATCATCCCCTACGCCGGCATTGACCTAGCAGTCTACGAGGTGAGCTCAAGAGGGCTCAGGCCCCTGGCCCAAGCCAGACAGGTTTAGAAACCCCCTCCCAGCACACCTCCGCCTGCTGTCTCCTTCCTTGACGGATGCATGGTTAGCACAGGAAACCACTGCGCCTCCTTCCAGCTCCTCTGTTCATTGCAAGGCTTTCCTTTACCCTGACTGTCTCTGGCAGCCCCCAGCAGCTCCCTAGGCTCTGCATTGCCAGGGGCTCAGCAGGCAGATCCCCAGAGCAGGGTGGCCCCAGGGGCTCGAAGGCCCAAGCACACTCCAGACAGACCCCAGAAGTCAGCCCTTCTGTGTGGGGAAGGAGGTGTTCCCTCTGCCTTGTCCTGGAATTCCCAGTGACAGCAGAAACAGGGCAGCCAGGCCTGGGCCCGGCAGTTGGGTTCCAGTGGCCTAAGGATCCAGTAACAGCCCCACCTCCCATCTCTTGCTGCCTGACTAGCCCTTCCTAGGGCTTATCCCATGCTCCTTTCCCCTTCTAGACGCTCAAGAATGCCTGGCTGCAGCGCTATGCAGTGAACAGTGCGGACCCCGGCGTGTTTGTGCTCCTGGCCTGTGGCACCATGTCCAGTACCTGTGGCCAGCTGGCCAGCTACCCCCTGGCCCTAGTCAGGACCCGGATGCAGGCACAAGGTAAGGCTGGCCCTGAGCAGTCTTTTGGGAGGTCAAAGGGTGCAGACGGAAGCATCTGACTGGTGGTCTCTGTCCTGCAGCCTCCATTGAGGGCGCTCCGGAGGTGACCATGAGCAGCCTCTTCAAACACATCCTGCGGACTGAAGGGGCCTTTGGGCTGTACAGGGGGCTGGCCCCCAACTTCATGAAGGTCATCCCAGCCGTGAGCATCAGCTATGTGGTCTACGAGAACCTGAAGATCACCCTGGGCGTGCAGTCGCGGTGACGGGGGGAGGGCCACCACGCGGTGGACTCGCTGATCCTGGGCAGCCGCTGCCCAGGGTATGCAGCCATCTCATTCTGTGAATGTGCCAACACTAAGCTGACTCGAGCCAAGCTGTGAAAACCCTGGACGAACCcgcagggagggtggggagagctgGCAGGCCCGGGGCTGGTCCTGCTGACCCCAGCAGACCCTCCTATTGGTTCCAGGGAAGACCACAGGCATTCCTCAGGGTCCAGGGTCAGCAGGCTCTGGGCTCACATGTGTAGTGACGGGACATTTTCTGCAGTGCCTACCAACAGTGAGCTTGGAAGCCGGCTTAGTTCTTCCATTTCATCCTTGCAGCCAGGGGTTGGCACGGCCCCTGCCCTCTGGCCTGCCACGTATCTCCCTGTTCCCTCTGCTTCCTGCCTCGCTGCTGATGTAATAGGGTGGGAGGAGGGCTGCAGGCCACATCCCACCACCTCATCCAATCCCGAAATCCATGATAAAAGGTAAGGTCACGTGGCCTCCCAGGCCTGACTTCCCAGCCTGTGGCACTGATGCCAACTTGGCTGTGCCAGGAAGAGGAAAGGGTCTGGCCTTGCACTGACTGGTGTCTGAGCCCTGCTGATGGCTGGGGCTACTGGGCATGCATGGGAGTGCAGGGGGCTTGGGCCGCCTGACCCAGCTGCACCGAAGGCAAATGCTGGGCTTACGGTGCTCCGAGCTGGCCCAGACCCTGCCAGGACTGGCACCAGCTCCAAACCAAACTCACTGTCCCGCTGTGGCCTGAGGGCAGTGGAACACTGTGTTTGAGAGAGAAGGGCAGAGCGTTTGTGTGTcctggagagggaaggaaaaggtgTTGGAGGCCTTAATTATGCATTGTTGGGAAAAGGGTTTTGTCCAGAAAGACAAGCTGGACAAACGAGCGAGTTCTGTGCTTCTAGAGGAAGACAAGGGAGCCGGGAGTTTGGCTGTCTGCTCAGACTCTGTTCTGATGTCCCTGGGGGTTCCTATTCAGCCCCTGCCACAGCGGGACCAGCCTCACATTCCACTCGTGTCACTGCTTGGAacctatttattttgtatttatttgaacAGAGTTATGTCCTaactatttttatagatttaattaATAGCTTGTCATTTTCaagttcattttttattcatatttatgttCATGGTTGATTGTACCTTCCCAAGCCCGCCTgctggggtgggaagaggagaggaaggaggggccTTGGGCAACCACAGTCTTagaatttcaaagaaattcttCTTGGGACTGAAGGCAGAGGAGCGGGGGAAGGACTTGCCCCACCCCCAGGGAGCCTTAGGATTTCAGGGTTTGACTGGGGGCTTAGAGAGGGTGGGGGGATCCCCAATCAACTTGAAGGTGGAAGTCCAGTCACCTCCTGCACTGGGGGGGTTTCTGTATTTCACTCTTTCTGAACGGCAAGGCAGTGAGGTGCCTCTCCCTGTGCATTTGCGGTGGGCAGGGCTGGAAGAGAGGGTG from the Callithrix jacchus isolate 240 chromosome 1, calJac240_pri, whole genome shotgun sequence genome contains:
- the SLC25A25 gene encoding mitochondrial adenyl nucleotide antiporter SLC25A25 isoform X5; this encodes MLQMLWHFLASFLPRAGCQGSREGDDHEVRGTPAPARRDQMASFLGKQDGRAEATEKRPTILLVVGPADQFPKKIVQAGDKDLDGQLDFEEFVHYLQDHEKKLRLVFKSLDKKNDGRIDAQEIMQSLRDLGVKISEQQAEKILKRIRTGHFWGPVTYMDKNGTMTIDWNEWRDYHLLHPVENIPEIILYWKHSTIFDVGENLTVPDEFTVEERQTGMWWRHLVAGGGAGAVSRTCTAPLDRLKVLMQVHASRSNHMGIIGGFTQMIREGGARSLWRGNGINVLKIAPESAIKFMAYEQIKRLVGSDQETLRIHERLVAGSLAGAIAQSSIYPMEVLKTRMALRKTGQYSGMLDCARRILAREGVAAFYKGYVPNMLGIIPYAGIDLAVYETLKNAWLQRYAVNSADPGVFVLLACGTMSSTCGQLASYPLALVRTRMQAQASIEGAPEVTMSSLFKHILRTEGAFGLYRGLAPNFMKVIPAVSISYVVYENLKITLGVQSR
- the SLC25A25 gene encoding mitochondrial adenyl nucleotide antiporter SLC25A25 isoform X1, with the translated sequence MVSSVLCRCVASPPPDAAAAASSSASSPASVGDPCGGAVCGGPDHRLRLWSLFQTLDVNRDGGLCVNDLAVGLRRLGLHRTEGELQGLVLSPRLACSGTITASCSFNLPDSSDPPTQPPRYLGLQKIVQAGDKDLDGQLDFEEFVHYLQDHEKKLRLVFKSLDKKNDGRIDAQEIMQSLRDLGVKISEQQAEKILKRIRTGHFWGPVTYMDKNGTMTIDWNEWRDYHLLHPVENIPEIILYWKHSTIFDVGENLTVPDEFTVEERQTGMWWRHLVAGGGAGAVSRTCTAPLDRLKVLMQVHASRSNHMGIIGGFTQMIREGGARSLWRGNGINVLKIAPESAIKFMAYEQIKRLVGSDQETLRIHERLVAGSLAGAIAQSSIYPMEVLKTRMALRKTGQYSGMLDCARRILAREGVAAFYKGYVPNMLGIIPYAGIDLAVYETLKNAWLQRYAVNSADPGVFVLLACGTMSSTCGQLASYPLALVRTRMQAQASIEGAPEVTMSSLFKHILRTEGAFGLYRGLAPNFMKVIPAVSISYVVYENLKITLGVQSR
- the SLC25A25 gene encoding mitochondrial adenyl nucleotide antiporter SLC25A25 isoform X2; protein product: MVSSVLCRCVASPPPDAAAAASSSASSPASVGDPCGGAVCGGPDHRLRLWSLFQTLDVNRDGGLCVNDLAVGLRRLGLHRTEGELQGLVLSPRLACSGTITASCSFNLPDSSDPPTQPPRYLGLQKIVQAGDKDLDGQLDFEEFVHYLQDHEKKLRLVFKSLDKKNDGRIDAQEIMQSLRDLGVKISEQQAEKILKSMDKNGTMTIDWNEWRDYHLLHPVENIPEIILYWKHSTIFDVGENLTVPDEFTVEERQTGMWWRHLVAGGGAGAVSRTCTAPLDRLKVLMQVHASRSNHMGIIGGFTQMIREGGARSLWRGNGINVLKIAPESAIKFMAYEQIKRLVGSDQETLRIHERLVAGSLAGAIAQSSIYPMEVLKTRMALRKTGQYSGMLDCARRILAREGVAAFYKGYVPNMLGIIPYAGIDLAVYETLKNAWLQRYAVNSADPGVFVLLACGTMSSTCGQLASYPLALVRTRMQAQASIEGAPEVTMSSLFKHILRTEGAFGLYRGLAPNFMKVIPAVSISYVVYENLKITLGVQSR
- the SLC25A25 gene encoding mitochondrial adenyl nucleotide antiporter SLC25A25 isoform X6 — its product is MLQMLWHFLASFLPRAGCQGSREGDDHEVRGTPAPARRDQMASFLGKQDGRAEATEKRPTILLVVGPADQFPKKIVQAGDKDLDGQLDFEEFVHYLQDHEKKLRLVFKSLDKKNDGRIDAQEIMQSLRDLGVKISEQQAEKILKSMDKNGTMTIDWNEWRDYHLLHPVENIPEIILYWKHSTIFDVGENLTVPDEFTVEERQTGMWWRHLVAGGGAGAVSRTCTAPLDRLKVLMQVHASRSNHMGIIGGFTQMIREGGARSLWRGNGINVLKIAPESAIKFMAYEQIKRLVGSDQETLRIHERLVAGSLAGAIAQSSIYPMEVLKTRMALRKTGQYSGMLDCARRILAREGVAAFYKGYVPNMLGIIPYAGIDLAVYETLKNAWLQRYAVNSADPGVFVLLACGTMSSTCGQLASYPLALVRTRMQAQASIEGAPEVTMSSLFKHILRTEGAFGLYRGLAPNFMKVIPAVSISYVVYENLKITLGVQSR
- the SLC25A25 gene encoding mitochondrial adenyl nucleotide antiporter SLC25A25 isoform X4, with the protein product MVSSVLCRCVASPPPDAAAAASSSASSPASVGDPCGGAVCGGPDHRLRLWSLFQTLDVNRDGGLCVNDLAVGLRRLGLHRTEGELQKIVQAGDKDLDGQLDFEEFVHYLQDHEKKLRLVFKSLDKKNDGRIDAQEIMQSLRDLGVKISEQQAEKILKSMDKNGTMTIDWNEWRDYHLLHPVENIPEIILYWKHSTIFDVGENLTVPDEFTVEERQTGMWWRHLVAGGGAGAVSRTCTAPLDRLKVLMQVHASRSNHMGIIGGFTQMIREGGARSLWRGNGINVLKIAPESAIKFMAYEQIKRLVGSDQETLRIHERLVAGSLAGAIAQSSIYPMEVLKTRMALRKTGQYSGMLDCARRILAREGVAAFYKGYVPNMLGIIPYAGIDLAVYETLKNAWLQRYAVNSADPGVFVLLACGTMSSTCGQLASYPLALVRTRMQAQASIEGAPEVTMSSLFKHILRTEGAFGLYRGLAPNFMKVIPAVSISYVVYENLKITLGVQSR
- the SLC25A25 gene encoding mitochondrial adenyl nucleotide antiporter SLC25A25 isoform X3; protein product: MVSSVLCRCVASPPPDAAAAASSSASSPASVGDPCGGAVCGGPDHRLRLWSLFQTLDVNRDGGLCVNDLAVGLRRLGLHRTEGELQKIVQAGDKDLDGQLDFEEFVHYLQDHEKKLRLVFKSLDKKNDGRIDAQEIMQSLRDLGVKISEQQAEKILKRIRTGHFWGPVTYMDKNGTMTIDWNEWRDYHLLHPVENIPEIILYWKHSTIFDVGENLTVPDEFTVEERQTGMWWRHLVAGGGAGAVSRTCTAPLDRLKVLMQVHASRSNHMGIIGGFTQMIREGGARSLWRGNGINVLKIAPESAIKFMAYEQIKRLVGSDQETLRIHERLVAGSLAGAIAQSSIYPMEVLKTRMALRKTGQYSGMLDCARRILAREGVAAFYKGYVPNMLGIIPYAGIDLAVYETLKNAWLQRYAVNSADPGVFVLLACGTMSSTCGQLASYPLALVRTRMQAQASIEGAPEVTMSSLFKHILRTEGAFGLYRGLAPNFMKVIPAVSISYVVYENLKITLGVQSR
- the SLC25A25 gene encoding mitochondrial adenyl nucleotide antiporter SLC25A25 isoform X8 is translated as MLCLCLYVPVIGEAQTEFQYFESKGLPAELKSIFKLSVFIPSQEFSTYRQWKQKIVQAGDKDLDGQLDFEEFVHYLQDHEKKLRLVFKSLDKKNDGRIDAQEIMQSLRDLGVKISEQQAEKILKSMDKNGTMTIDWNEWRDYHLLHPVENIPEIILYWKHSTIFDVGENLTVPDEFTVEERQTGMWWRHLVAGGGAGAVSRTCTAPLDRLKVLMQVHASRSNHMGIIGGFTQMIREGGARSLWRGNGINVLKIAPESAIKFMAYEQIKRLVGSDQETLRIHERLVAGSLAGAIAQSSIYPMEVLKTRMALRKTGQYSGMLDCARRILAREGVAAFYKGYVPNMLGIIPYAGIDLAVYETLKNAWLQRYAVNSADPGVFVLLACGTMSSTCGQLASYPLALVRTRMQAQASIEGAPEVTMSSLFKHILRTEGAFGLYRGLAPNFMKVIPAVSISYVVYENLKITLGVQSR
- the SLC25A25 gene encoding mitochondrial adenyl nucleotide antiporter SLC25A25 isoform X7, with amino-acid sequence MLCLCLYVPVIGEAQTEFQYFESKGLPAELKSIFKLSVFIPSQEFSTYRQWKQKIVQAGDKDLDGQLDFEEFVHYLQDHEKKLRLVFKSLDKKNDGRIDAQEIMQSLRDLGVKISEQQAEKILKRIRTGHFWGPVTYMDKNGTMTIDWNEWRDYHLLHPVENIPEIILYWKHSTIFDVGENLTVPDEFTVEERQTGMWWRHLVAGGGAGAVSRTCTAPLDRLKVLMQVHASRSNHMGIIGGFTQMIREGGARSLWRGNGINVLKIAPESAIKFMAYEQIKRLVGSDQETLRIHERLVAGSLAGAIAQSSIYPMEVLKTRMALRKTGQYSGMLDCARRILAREGVAAFYKGYVPNMLGIIPYAGIDLAVYETLKNAWLQRYAVNSADPGVFVLLACGTMSSTCGQLASYPLALVRTRMQAQASIEGAPEVTMSSLFKHILRTEGAFGLYRGLAPNFMKVIPAVSISYVVYENLKITLGVQSR